The following are encoded in a window of Salinibacter ruber DSM 13855 genomic DNA:
- a CDS encoding ATP-binding protein, producing the protein MIPRPVLWGLLAVGLLPHWSGVCSADAAPTDSLQYGAPAPIAQVRRDVDGDSIPDRVGDTVVVAGRVAAAPGALPLPEEGVGSLQDGTGGIHVRLPEARALSRGDSARVWGVLRHEAGLAQIAGIGYERVEAARRTPDPVPLSVPSAASDRHEGQLARVDGTITARSANRGGEYFVLREDESSDAQLTVFVSNQHTERIRLGRFDEGDRVEVTGIISQYDLSYQVLPRGEDDLVHIGQAWTYLRWALLGVGGLGLVSIAVILFLRSAVRRRTQELTRREAELKDRQMKVEALYSATDHLLRAASRTEVAGALIDLVREVLGYRGVSVRFAEDGALKAFDVAETTFTFMPERPDFNIEGDSAVAEVYRSGTTLAVEDVEEMEMDDPAAHGDLRSVVVVPIGEHGTFAVASPEPGAISGFDTHLIEVLGSYATTTLDRLDREKALRAAKEEAERARTEAEVARDQAEEAARLKSAFLANMSHEIRTPLTSIIGFAEALGDEVGDGNGNTGRFAGLIERSGRRLLDTLDGVLNLSKLEAGQMGLETEPVDLVTKARRAAEELRPQATEKGLGLTVETGRPEVWARADAGSVQIVLQNLVSNAIKYTEEGGVHVRVFRENGWAVLEVEDTGIGMDPALADDLFKPFRQASEGLGRAYEGSGVGLAVTQKATEEMGGQVDVETEAGAGSCFTVRLPEATSPEAEVAEGGKTEPIGEA; encoded by the coding sequence ATGATACCCCGCCCGGTCCTCTGGGGACTGCTCGCCGTCGGCCTGCTGCCGCACTGGAGCGGTGTTTGTTCCGCGGACGCCGCCCCGACGGACAGCCTTCAATACGGGGCGCCCGCCCCCATCGCGCAGGTCCGGCGGGACGTCGATGGGGACAGCATCCCGGACCGCGTGGGCGATACGGTGGTGGTGGCGGGGCGCGTGGCCGCCGCGCCCGGCGCCCTGCCGCTCCCAGAGGAGGGGGTTGGCAGTCTGCAGGACGGGACAGGAGGGATTCACGTGCGCCTCCCGGAGGCCCGCGCCCTCAGCCGTGGCGACAGTGCTCGGGTGTGGGGCGTGCTGAGACACGAGGCGGGACTGGCCCAGATTGCGGGAATCGGCTACGAGCGCGTGGAGGCCGCCCGGCGGACGCCCGATCCGGTGCCGCTCTCGGTGCCGTCGGCCGCGTCGGACCGCCACGAGGGACAACTCGCACGCGTAGACGGCACGATTACGGCACGCAGCGCGAACCGGGGGGGCGAATACTTCGTCCTCCGCGAGGACGAGTCGTCCGACGCTCAGCTCACCGTGTTCGTGTCGAACCAGCACACGGAGCGCATCCGTCTGGGGCGGTTCGACGAGGGCGACCGGGTGGAGGTGACGGGCATCATCAGCCAGTACGACCTCTCCTACCAGGTTCTTCCCCGCGGCGAAGACGATCTGGTCCACATCGGGCAGGCGTGGACCTACCTGCGATGGGCCCTGCTGGGCGTCGGGGGGCTCGGGCTGGTCTCCATTGCGGTGATCCTGTTCCTGCGGTCCGCCGTGCGGCGCCGAACCCAAGAGTTGACCCGGCGGGAGGCGGAGCTGAAGGACCGGCAGATGAAAGTCGAGGCCCTTTACTCGGCGACCGATCACCTGCTCCGGGCCGCCAGTCGCACGGAGGTCGCGGGGGCCCTCATTGACCTCGTCCGTGAGGTGCTGGGCTATCGGGGCGTGTCGGTGCGCTTCGCCGAGGACGGGGCCCTGAAGGCCTTCGACGTGGCGGAGACGACCTTTACGTTCATGCCCGAGCGGCCGGATTTTAACATTGAGGGGGACAGTGCCGTCGCGGAGGTATACCGGAGCGGCACTACGCTCGCGGTTGAGGACGTGGAGGAGATGGAGATGGACGACCCGGCTGCGCACGGCGACCTGCGATCGGTCGTGGTGGTCCCGATCGGCGAGCACGGCACCTTCGCGGTGGCGTCGCCGGAGCCCGGCGCGATCAGTGGGTTCGACACGCACCTGATTGAGGTGCTCGGAAGCTACGCCACGACGACGCTCGACCGACTCGACCGGGAGAAGGCCCTGCGTGCGGCAAAGGAAGAGGCGGAGCGGGCCCGAACGGAGGCGGAGGTGGCGCGGGATCAGGCCGAGGAGGCCGCCCGGCTGAAGTCGGCCTTCCTGGCGAACATGAGCCACGAAATCCGCACGCCCCTCACCTCGATCATCGGGTTTGCCGAGGCCCTCGGCGACGAGGTCGGCGACGGGAACGGCAATACCGGTCGGTTTGCCGGGCTCATCGAGCGGAGCGGGCGCCGCCTGCTCGACACGCTCGACGGGGTGTTGAACCTCTCGAAGCTGGAGGCGGGGCAGATGGGGCTCGAAACGGAGCCGGTCGACCTGGTCACGAAGGCGCGCCGGGCCGCCGAGGAGCTGCGGCCGCAGGCGACAGAGAAGGGGCTGGGGCTGACGGTCGAGACAGGCCGCCCGGAGGTCTGGGCGCGGGCCGACGCGGGCAGCGTGCAAATTGTGCTGCAGAACCTGGTCTCCAACGCCATCAAGTACACCGAGGAGGGGGGCGTCCACGTCCGAGTGTTTCGGGAGAACGGCTGGGCGGTCTTGGAGGTTGAGGACACCGGGATTGGGATGGATCCGGCGCTGGCCGACGATCTGTTCAAGCCGTTCCGGCAGGCGTCGGAGGGCCTCGGTCGGGCCTACGAGGGCAGCGGCGTGGGGCTGGCGGTAACCCAGAAGGCGACGGAGGAGATGGGGGGGCAGGTCGACGTCGAGACGGAGGCAGGGGCCGGCAGCTGCTTCACTGTGCGGCTTCCCGAGGCCACGTCGCCGGAGGCCGAGGTGGCCGAGGGCGGGAAGACCGAACCGATCGGGGAGGCGTAG